Genomic window (Candidatus Nitrosocosmicus franklandus):
TTTGGATTTCTTCTTGTCGATATCCTATACCCTGGTCTCTTCAAAGCTGCACACACATCCATACCGAAAATACCAATATCAGGATTATATTTTGTTCCTGGTATATCTATATGCTCATGAACACCAAATGAAATATTTCCATTATTATCGAAAGATGAGGCCTTTATCACATTCCTTTTTGATTCTATAATTCGTCTTAAAAAGTTTGTGGCATCAGATCTTCTCAAAGTAACCATCGCACCAATTGGTTCACCCTTATGAATTCCAAAGTCCCTCACACTCTTCTTTGCACCTCTAACACTAGGTGTTTTACCTGTTAATTCAACTAACGCATTCTTAGCTTTCTCAACAGGGTCACCAGACTTTCCAACTCCAATATTGATCACCACTTTAGATATTTGGATTTCCTTCATAGGATTACCCATATTATCACTCAATTGCCAAAACCTCCAACACCGGATCTTCTACTCCAATAGGCATAATAAGTTCAACCGGTAATTCAACTGTTTTTTCATCGAATGTTACTACCACTCTCTTAGGTAATGAAAACATCCCATCCTTTATTTCTTCAACTCTTCCTATCTTACCAGCATTTTCTCCTTGAACAACAATTGCAAGACAACCAGTTTCAAATTTGATATGTTTATCGATTTTTAACTCAGGTATTGTTACCAAACATACATCACCTACTTTCATATCCACATCGTCACCAATTAACGATTTCCCATCATGAAATCCATATTGAATCTTACCCCCACTAATAGTTGTTTTGCTTGTAATTTTTAATAACTTTGATTTTTTTTCATTTGTTTCAACCGGAACTAATAGCTCTGATCCTTTAGGTATCAACCTATATGCCTTGTTGCTACTAGATATTTCAATAACATCCATAATCCCCACTCCGAATCTTATATCTCGCCTGACTATTCCATCGACCTTTATTTGACCAGAATTCAAAATCTGTTTAGTCTCGTTAGCAGTAGAACTGAGATGTAACACATCTCGAAGTAGTATGCCAAGAGGATAACATTTTGATTTAGGGTATGGACCAGGTCTTGGTGAAAGAATAAACTGCGATGATTTTCTTCTAACATCCCAGAAATTTGGGGCCTTTTGTCTTTTTAATTTTGTACTCCCGCTTTTTCTTACCAAATACTATTCACTATCCTTAACTACTCCTTTATTACTCGTATTCACTGTTGATTTTCTTGATGATTTATTAATTTGTTCCTTTTTCTCTTGCAATTTTTTCTTTCTTTTTTCATCATCTAAGTGAAGCGAAGTGATTTGAACATTTGATGCATGTATCTGTACTTTCACTTGACCACCTTTTATTTTCTCCCTCTGGACTCCTTCAATACTTAACCTTCCCCTATGAATGTGTATTTTTTCAACCTTACCTTCTACACCTTTATATTCGCCACGCATGATTTTCACTGAATCTCCTTTTACAATTCCAACACTTTTTCTTCCATAATCCTTTCTCAGATTGTTTGACAAATTGGCTGAAATATTATTAGTTTTGCTCTTCATCTTGATCACATTCTTAAACAATCATAGATGCTAGATTAGCAATTCTTGGCCACTTTTCAGCTGCTTCGGCAGCTACTGGGCCTTTCAAATCAGTTCCTTTTATTTCTCCCTCTTGTGTTACTAAAACTGCTGCATTATCCTCGAAGGATACTCTTACTCCGTTTAGTCTTCTAATTGGATACTTTTGTCTCACTATTACTGCCCCAAAAATCTGCTTTCGCAATTCAGCAGGTCCTTTTTTTACTGTGACTGTTACAAAATCGCCAACAGCTGCTGTAGGCAACCGCGAATGCCTACCCTTGTATCGTGTCACCTGTGCAATTTGCAATATTTTTGCTCCGGTATTGTCTGCACAAACTAGATTTGCATATAAGGGTAAGGATCTTGTCACATATGGCCTAAATTCCTCGACTCCTCTTGAAGAAACAGCTCTTGATTTTGACGACATAATTATTCACTGACCTCCACTACTGCAAATGAAACAGTCTTTGAGAGCGGACGACATTCCGCAATCTTTACCTTATTTCCATCTTCTACTTCCTGACAATCGGAAATGAAAGCGTGAATCTTTGACTTGCTACGTTCGTATCTTTTGTATTTACTAACAAATCTTGAATATTCCCTTTCAACAACTACCATATTCTTGCTCTTATGACTAACAACGATACCACTAACAAGCTTACCGCGTAATGACAAGGAACCACAAAATGGGCAATATTTATTTGTGCATGTTTTTTTGGGACCTTTAACTTGAATACCTATATTTCTGACCATTATCTTCACTTGCTTATACTCTTGATTTCTTCTGGTCTTCCTAATAATCGCTTGCCAGGAAGTATAGTTACTCCTTTATCTGTAATTATACTATATTTTGAAATTTCCTTCTTAGGTATCTTTATTACTCGATTGAGTGTATTACCTCTTAATACAATCATATTCTTCGTTATATTAACAACTTTACCACTTCTACCATTGTTCTGAGCATTGGAGGATTTAATTATCTGCATCGATGAGTTTAATAATTTAGTATTAGTATTCTCAAAATTAGCTCTGTACTTGCTCATTGTGTTTTTTTCCCTCTTACTCTTTCATTCATTATAGTCAATATTCTGGCAATATCACGCCTCTTCCATCTAATTACACCGGCATCTTTTTTCAAAGTACCTTTCAATGCTTCCGACCTTAGCTTGGCTAAGTCGACTTTCAGGTCAGTTAACTTATCTTTTAAATCATCATCATCAAACTGTCTTAATGTCTTTATCTTATTTCGGGCCAATTACTTATTGATCTCTCCTGTATTTTCTAATATTTCTTTTGGCTTGTTCTTTCCTGTTGTTTCCTCTTCTTGAGTTGAACTGGATTTATCTACCACCTTCGCATCTATTTCATTATCATTTGTTGCGTGTTCTTTATGCATCGATAGTAGCTCAAATTCCGGTGGGGTAGCATCCTTTATTGCGATCTTCAATCTTATACCCATAATCCCCATCTTCGTTAATACATTCGCAATACCTTCTCTCACCACCTTATCAGCCATGTTTCCACTCTTTGGTATTATACCAGCAGAATGTTTTTCGAAATGAGCTCTTTCGCTTCTTAGTTTTCCTGAGATAGTTACCTCTACTCCCAAGGCTCCAGCGTTTTTAACAGTATTTACGGTCCAAAGAGCTGCACGTCGAAAGGCCGTTCCTCTTTCAATCAACTGAGCAAGTCTATTACACATTATTTTAGGGTTCAATTCAGGTACATCAACTTCTACTACTGAAATCTGCGGGTTAGAAAGACCGAATTTAACTTCAAGTTTTGATGTTAAATCTCTAATGCCACTACCCTTTCGTCCAATTACTAGCCCTGGTCTAGTAACGTATAGAGTGAGTCTAGTTCCTAAGGGTGATTTTTGAATGTCTGCTCCCCCAAATCCTGCATCCTTTAATTCTTCTTTCAAAAATTCATCGAGTTCACTATTACGATAGTTATTTTTTAAAACATTCTTAATTGCATTCATGTTAACTTGTCCTTCCCTCGATTGCGACAACTTCTACGTGTACCAGCGTATCATACTTTGGACTAGCTCTCCCCATTGCTCTAGGGGTAAATCTTTTTAATTTTGTTCCTTGATGAACAACGACAGAAATGATTTTTAACCTATCCAAATCCATTCCTTTGTATTCTGCGTTCGACTCAAGATTATCAAGTAGTTTAAGAAACTCTTTGGTGGACTTATGTGGATATCGCCCTGAGCAAAAACCATCACTAATATTTGATCGATGAGCGACCTCGTTATGATACCTGCGATAAGGTACTGCTACCTTTCTTATCAAAACATTTTCCAAAAATTCCCTTGCCTTTTCTATTGACTTATTATTTATTGCAAGTGCTATTTCTCTTGCGTGTTTATGCGATATCGACTTATCCCTAATTGCAGCTCTAACATGTCTTGATTTCTCGTATTTTTGAAATGAGTATGAGTATTCGGGCATATTTCTCACTTTAATGGAACGTATAAACTAGACCTTGACGATCCGACACCGGGTGCGCCGTGCTGAACCCTCTTGTTTGTTATTGCGTATTCTCCAAGATAATGTCCTACCATTTCCGGTTTTATAGTATAAGAAATGAATTCCTTTCCGTTATGCACTAAAACTGTCAGTCCTATCATATCAGGAAGAATTATCATATCTCGAAGATGAGTTTTCAACTGTCCATTTAATTTTCCGTCTCTGGCCAGCTTTAGATCTTCTCGAAACTTCCTTTTCTCATCATTCATGTATGTAGAAAGCCTTCTGTCAAGTGATCTCCTCTGTCTAGAATTGAGAAGAGGCATCAAAGTTTCAATTGACAATTTTTGAATTTGATCACCTGAATATCCTTTAAATTTAAATTCTCTTGCCATCTTAACTTCTCACTCCCAAATTACTAATTCCATATTTCATATTCAAAGAATTTTCCATATCTAAACCAATCCTAAGTTAGTTGCAAGCTGTCTTGCCCCATCCGCGTTCTTAAATTTCATAATGGCTTTTTTACCACGAATCGTATTAAAAGTATTTACTTCACTGATGTCTGCTTCATAAATGATTTTCATCGACTTTATGATTTGTCCTTTAGTGGCTTTGTTATGAACTATAAAGCTAAGCTTATTCTCTTTTTCAATTATATTAAATGTCTTTTCTGTAACATATGGTTCAAGAATGATCTTGCTTGCCTGATCAGTATCAATGTCAAGACTCTTACTTTTCAATGTATTGTTCATTTATTTCCCTCCTCGAGTTTGTGGGGTGAAATCTTCTTGTTTTGGAGCGATTGGAGAGAACTCTTTGAATACAACGTCAAACGTATTGGTCTAGCTCCTGGGGCTAAATCAATAATACTTAAATCTTTTACACTTTTAATACTTACGCCGGGCAAAGAATCATCTAATTTTAACAAATCGCATTCTTGATTACCTACTACAATCAGGACGCTCTTACCTACTCTACTTGGACGGCCACGCCGCTTTGCTTTCCCCGAGCGCTTTTTTACTGATCGTTCAACTCTCTCAACATCCCTTCCTAGTCCAAGAGATTCTAACAATGCAGCTAAATTCTTAGTTTTATTAATATTTTCTACATCATCTGTCAATACTATGGGAAACGAATTAATCCCTTCTACCATATGGCCTCTTTTGGCTATCAACTCACCATTAGACGTGCAAGAAATAGCAGAGTACAATGCAAGAATTCTTTCCTTTTTGTTTAGTTTCTTATAAGTCACCTTCCATGATTCTGGCGGATGAGCTAGTCTACCCTTGCGGACACCTCCAACACCGGCAGCTTGACCTGCTCTAGAAAATCCCTCTCCCTTCGCACGGGCTATCCTAGCTATACCCAATCCCGTATTACGTGATTCAGCGCTGACCATTTCACCTGCAGCAGGATATCTTCCCTGCTTTTGAAAGTGGTGAGTATCCATATTCACGAATGCTTTCTTAATAACTTCCGGACGATACGGATAATTAAAAATTGGGGGTAATTCTATGATTTCTAATTCCTTACCTTTTAAATCAAAAATTTTTGAATACAATTATATCACTACCTCCAATATTTTTGGTTCATTAATCTTGGATTGTTTGCTTCTAATTGGGTGTCTTAATTTTACTAGTCTTTTGGGAACTCCAGGAATAGTACCCCTGACAATCATATAATCCCCACTAACCAGACCAAAATGCTTATATCCACCTGCAGGATTTATGTTCAAAACATCTGTGTTTTCAGAGTTTGACATCATCAAGATTCGTTTATTATATTCTGTTCTTTGATGAAACCCTCGTTGACCTTGTCTGGCCACTGTATACATTACGACTGCTGGAGATATTGGTCCTAAGGTTCCAACTGCCCTTACACTTTTTCTAGACTTATGTTGTTTTCGCTTTACTCCAAATCTAGTAATAGGACCTTCAACTCCCTTTCCTCTGGTAATTCCATGAACATCAATATATTGCCCGGTCTTAAAAACCTCTGAAACCTTTATTTCTTGACCGAGTTTTGATTTTAAAAATTCGAATTTTGATTGAATATCCTTTCCTGTAACTGGTATTTCATAAATAAATGGTGTTTTTTGAGACAATCCAATCTTATTTGGATTTACTGCAACAATTGCCACCAAATTTTTTGCCTCTGTAATTTTCTCTTCGGCTTTTTTCATGCTTTCTTCCGAATATTTCGTCTTGTACTTAGCGGCTATCTCTTTGCTACTATCCTTCGAGAATACATCAAATAGGGCATGCTTGCCATTTTGATCTTCATAATAAGCGCGCATACCCACAACTTTTAAAGGCGGTAGTGAGATTACTGTAGAATGATTCATTAACGGTTTACCATAATTTGGGGTCTTCTCCTTATCATCAACAGTCATAACTTGAATTTGACCTACTTTAAATCCTGCAAATCCAACTAATCCTACATTATCACGGCCGAGATTTTCAGGCCATGTTCTTATCCTAGCTTCTAAGCTTTTCGCTCTGGCCCTAGGACGAAAAGCAATACTACCTCTTCTTGGTGCACTATATTTGCGGTGACCCATAGATAGAAAAATTTTTCTGATCCCTTTAATAAGTTTATTATTAATTAATCGAATTCTTGAGTCATTTTAAACAACAGTTTAGAATAGACAAAACCCCGAAAATAGCTTCTTCAAGTCGGACAGTTTGAGTGCCCTGATGTGGAAAAAAGTTAAAAGATTGATACTTTTTATTGTCTATTCCTTCCTTGTTAAAAATAACGTCCAAGCCATACTTTGGGGAGCCAAATATTACCAACATGGCACAACTAGGATCATAGTCCTGAGTCGAATTATAATCCATGACTTTTCCATTAAAATAGGGGGAATTTTTTGAGGTTAATAGCAAGTTAGATGGGTCAAAAGTTTGAACCAGTTTTTTCAAATCTGTGTAATAATGAACGGAATATCCCCAAAATAAATTTGCTAATTCTTCATTTGGTACATCAATTGCATATATCTGTTTACCAGTTCTCATAATTTTTACATTTATTTTGTTTCCAACCTGACGTATATTTCCCCTATATTGAATCAATGAATCCAGTCCTATGTCTACGCAAAGCATACCCCCCTTTTTTTCCAACAATCCAACACGTATTTCCCCACTTTTCAAATTCTTTTTCCCTGGGTTATCTTTATGATGAGGCGATCTTATTGGATGTAGTCGGCCGACTGCTCTTAACATCTCTGACATAGGATAAATTTTTCTTCTCAAATATT
Coding sequences:
- a CDS encoding 50S ribosomal protein L14 is translated as MSSKSRAVSSRGVEEFRPYVTRSLPLYANLVCADNTGAKILQIAQVTRYKGRHSRLPTAAVGDFVTVTVKKGPAELRKQIFGAVIVRQKYPIRRLNGVRVSFEDNAAVLVTQEGEIKGTDLKGPVAAEAAEKWPRIANLASMIV
- a CDS encoding putative RNA uridine N3 methyltransferase — its product is MRTLKYNVAIPDSYLYGTKTNIDRTIKVFQLSRTLSIFRISSIYIYHDKVLNPSNYERKFLTMLLEYLDTPQYLRRKIYPMSEMLRAVGRLHPIRSPHHKDNPGKKNLKSGEIRVGLLEKKGGMLCVDIGLDSLIQYRGNIRQVGNKINVKIMRTGKQIYAIDVPNEELANLFWGYSVHYYTDLKKLVQTFDPSNLLLTSKNSPYFNGKVMDYNSTQDYDPSCAMLVIFGSPKYGLDVIFNKEGIDNKKYQSFNFFPHQGTQTVRLEEAIFGVLSILNCCLK
- a CDS encoding 50S ribosomal protein L23, with translation MNNTLKSKSLDIDTDQASKIILEPYVTEKTFNIIEKENKLSFIVHNKATKGQIIKSMKIIYEADISEVNTFNTIRGKKAIMKFKNADGARQLATNLGLV
- a CDS encoding 50S ribosomal protein L5; amino-acid sequence: MGNPMKEIQISKVVINIGVGKSGDPVEKAKNALVELTGKTPSVRGAKKSVRDFGIHKGEPIGAMVTLRRSDATNFLRRIIESKRNVIKASSFDNNGNISFGVHEHIDIPGTKYNPDIGIFGMDVCAALKRPGYRISTRRNPNKIGKRHRISRDEAIQYFKSQFGVEII
- a CDS encoding 30S ribosomal protein S19 — encoded protein: MAREFKFKGYSGDQIQKLSIETLMPLLNSRQRRSLDRRLSTYMNDEKRKFREDLKLARDGKLNGQLKTHLRDMIILPDMIGLTVLVHNGKEFISYTIKPEMVGHYLGEYAITNKRVQHGAPGVGSSRSSLYVPLK
- a CDS encoding 50S ribosomal protein L3, whose amino-acid sequence is MGHRKYSAPRRGSIAFRPRARAKSLEARIRTWPENLGRDNVGLVGFAGFKVGQIQVMTVDDKEKTPNYGKPLMNHSTVISLPPLKVVGMRAYYEDQNGKHALFDVFSKDSSKEIAAKYKTKYSEESMKKAEEKITEAKNLVAIVAVNPNKIGLSQKTPFIYEIPVTGKDIQSKFEFLKSKLGQEIKVSEVFKTGQYIDVHGITRGKGVEGPITRFGVKRKQHKSRKSVRAVGTLGPISPAVVMYTVARQGQRGFHQRTEYNKRILMMSNSENTDVLNINPAGGYKHFGLVSGDYMIVRGTIPGVPKRLVKLRHPIRSKQSKINEPKILEVVI
- a CDS encoding 50S ribosomal protein L22; this translates as MPEYSYSFQKYEKSRHVRAAIRDKSISHKHAREIALAINNKSIEKAREFLENVLIRKVAVPYRRYHNEVAHRSNISDGFCSGRYPHKSTKEFLKLLDNLESNAEYKGMDLDRLKIISVVVHQGTKLKRFTPRAMGRASPKYDTLVHVEVVAIEGRTS
- a CDS encoding 30S ribosomal protein S3, producing MSQSREGQVNMNAIKNVLKNNYRNSELDEFLKEELKDAGFGGADIQKSPLGTRLTLYVTRPGLVIGRKGSGIRDLTSKLEVKFGLSNPQISVVEVDVPELNPKIMCNRLAQLIERGTAFRRAALWTVNTVKNAGALGVEVTISGKLRSERAHFEKHSAGIIPKSGNMADKVVREGIANVLTKMGIMGIRLKIAIKDATPPEFELLSMHKEHATNDNEIDAKVVDKSSSTQEEETTGKNKPKEILENTGEINK
- the rpmC gene encoding 50S ribosomal protein L29; this translates as MARNKIKTLRQFDDDDLKDKLTDLKVDLAKLRSEALKGTLKKDAGVIRWKRRDIARILTIMNERVRGKKTQ
- a CDS encoding ribonuclease P protein subunit — encoded protein: MSKYRANFENTNTKLLNSSMQIIKSSNAQNNGRSGKVVNITKNMIVLRGNTLNRVIKIPKKEISKYSIITDKGVTILPGKRLLGRPEEIKSISK
- the rplX gene encoding 50S ribosomal protein L24; the protein is MKSKTNNISANLSNNLRKDYGRKSVGIVKGDSVKIMRGEYKGVEGKVEKIHIHRGRLSIEGVQREKIKGGQVKVQIHASNVQITSLHLDDEKRKKKLQEKKEQINKSSRKSTVNTSNKGVVKDSE
- a CDS encoding 30S ribosomal protein S17, giving the protein MVRNIGIQVKGPKKTCTNKYCPFCGSLSLRGKLVSGIVVSHKSKNMVVVEREYSRFVSKYKRYERSKSKIHAFISDCQEVEDGNKVKIAECRPLSKTVSFAVVEVSE
- the rplD gene encoding 50S ribosomal protein L4 translates to MYSKIFDLKGKELEIIELPPIFNYPYRPEVIKKAFVNMDTHHFQKQGRYPAAGEMVSAESRNTGLGIARIARAKGEGFSRAGQAAGVGGVRKGRLAHPPESWKVTYKKLNKKERILALYSAISCTSNGELIAKRGHMVEGINSFPIVLTDDVENINKTKNLAALLESLGLGRDVERVERSVKKRSGKAKRRGRPSRVGKSVLIVVGNQECDLLKLDDSLPGVSIKSVKDLSIIDLAPGARPIRLTLYSKSSLQSLQNKKISPHKLEEGNK
- a CDS encoding 30S ribosomal protein S4e → MVRKSGSTKLKRQKAPNFWDVRRKSSQFILSPRPGPYPKSKCYPLGILLRDVLHLSSTANETKQILNSGQIKVDGIVRRDIRFGVGIMDVIEISSSNKAYRLIPKGSELLVPVETNEKKSKLLKITSKTTISGGKIQYGFHDGKSLIGDDVDMKVGDVCLVTIPELKIDKHIKFETGCLAIVVQGENAGKIGRVEEIKDGMFSLPKRVVVTFDEKTVELPVELIMPIGVEDPVLEVLAIE